The following proteins are encoded in a genomic region of Mycobacteriales bacterium:
- a CDS encoding metallopeptidase family protein, with amino-acid sequence MVDVDEDTFGTLVELALEGIPEPLRREMSNVSVAVEDLGASPNLLGLYQGIPLTRRATTSYAGVMPDRITIYRLPILRRCRTLDEVVRQVRVTVVHEVAHHFGIDDARLHELGWA; translated from the coding sequence GTGGTGGACGTCGACGAGGACACTTTCGGAACGCTGGTCGAGCTGGCGCTGGAGGGGATCCCGGAGCCCTTGCGTCGTGAGATGAGCAACGTGTCAGTGGCTGTCGAGGACCTCGGCGCCTCACCCAACCTGCTCGGGCTCTATCAGGGCATCCCGCTCACTCGGCGGGCGACGACGTCGTATGCGGGTGTGATGCCCGACCGGATCACGATCTACCGGCTACCGATCCTGCGCCGGTGCCGGACGCTCGACGAGGTGGTCCGGCAGGTTCGGGTGACAGTGGTTCATGAGGTGGCCCATCACTTCGGCATCGACGACGCCCGGCTGCACGAACTCGGCTGGGCCTAG
- a CDS encoding aminotransferase class V-fold PLP-dependent enzyme has translation MSQVAEWLLDPEVAYLNHGAFGALPRQVWEAAGELRLEMERDPAELLIRQLPRRLDEVRGRLCELLRAEEAGAVFVANATAGTATVISSLAAPFEAGDELLTTDHRYGAIAAQLERSARERGTTSVVAHVPLDVTSPTEVVAAITERITPRTKLLVVDGIASLSGFVFPVREIAAAAHELGVPVLIDAAHCPGQVDVDVLGSGVDFWVGNLHKWINSPRGAGFLYVAPRWRQTIRPQSASHGFAGSLHEAFDWTGTFDPVTILAVPAALDFWQRHGGWDEVRATQRSIVDDGAARVAKALGTEVAIADEFTAAMRIIELPKVLDADTARSLETTLAESYRIELSLMPLHGKSWARVCGQIYNEPSDYERLGEALVALLQTE, from the coding sequence GTGAGCCAGGTCGCGGAATGGTTGCTCGACCCTGAGGTCGCCTATCTCAACCACGGCGCGTTCGGCGCGCTGCCGCGCCAGGTGTGGGAGGCCGCAGGGGAACTGCGGCTGGAGATGGAGCGGGATCCGGCGGAGCTGCTGATCCGGCAGCTGCCGCGACGCCTCGACGAGGTGCGGGGCCGGTTGTGTGAGCTCCTTCGCGCGGAGGAGGCGGGCGCGGTGTTCGTCGCCAACGCGACGGCTGGGACCGCAACGGTGATCTCCTCACTCGCCGCTCCGTTCGAGGCCGGCGACGAGCTGCTCACGACCGACCACCGCTACGGCGCGATCGCCGCGCAGCTGGAGCGGTCGGCACGGGAGCGAGGCACCACGTCCGTCGTCGCGCACGTGCCGCTCGACGTGACGTCCCCGACCGAGGTCGTTGCAGCGATCACCGAACGGATCACGCCACGAACGAAGCTGCTCGTCGTCGACGGCATCGCGTCGCTGTCCGGGTTCGTGTTCCCGGTTCGCGAGATCGCCGCCGCCGCGCACGAGCTCGGCGTACCGGTCCTCATCGACGCCGCCCACTGCCCCGGACAGGTCGACGTCGACGTGCTCGGATCGGGCGTCGACTTCTGGGTCGGCAACCTCCACAAGTGGATCAACTCGCCGCGCGGCGCGGGGTTCCTCTACGTCGCACCGAGATGGCGTCAGACGATCCGGCCGCAGTCGGCGTCGCACGGCTTCGCCGGCTCGCTGCACGAAGCCTTCGACTGGACCGGCACGTTCGACCCGGTCACGATCCTGGCCGTGCCGGCGGCGCTCGACTTCTGGCAGCGCCACGGCGGGTGGGACGAGGTGCGCGCAACACAGCGCAGCATCGTCGACGACGGTGCCGCCCGCGTCGCGAAGGCGCTCGGCACTGAGGTGGCGATCGCCGACGAGTTCACCGCGGCGATGCGGATCATCGAGCTGCCCAAGGTGTTGGACGCCGACACGGCCCGCTCCCTCGAGACGACTCTCGCCGAGAGCTACCGCATCGAGCTGTCGTTGATGCCGTTGCACGGCAAGAGCTGGGCGCGGGTCTGCGGGCAGATCTACAACGAGCCGAGTGACTACGAGCGTCTCGGCGAGGCTCTGGTGGCGCTACTCCAGACCGAGTAG